The following DNA comes from Luteolibacter flavescens.
CCTGGCGGGCGGCTTCGATTTCCGGCTCCCAATCGCTGTCCGGCAGGCCTTCCAGCTTCATGAGATAGGTCATGTAGAAGCGCGAGCTGGCCAGCGTCGCCAGAGTCTCGTCGCGCAGGCCGGCGTGGGCATTCGGGTCCTGGGCGAGTTCATCGGCCAGAGCAGCCAGCTCTTCGCGGGCCTTCGGCAGCTCGGCGGCCTCCATGCGGGCCTTTGCCAGCTCCAAGCGGATGCGGCGAGCGTCGGAGACATTCTCCTTCGGCAGCTTCGCGAGCGCTTGTTCGTAGGAGGAAATCGCACCCTTCCATTCGCTGGAAGCCGACTTCGACGTCGCGTTTCCGAGTGCTTCGGAGGCGGCATCGAGCTTCAGCCCGGCTTGGCCGGGACCGTAATGATAGGCGACGAGGCCCAGGGGAACCAGGCACCACAAAGTGAGAACGAGTATTTTCATGGCAGTCTGTTAAGTCGCGAGTTGATCGGATTTGTCAGGAAAAGGAAGCGAGGACTTCCGCGGATTTTGGAACCGGAGAGGGCCGGGATTCCAGCGGGACCCGGCGAAATGGAGCAGCAGAGGGAGTCCGGCAAGCAGGCTGGCGCCCATTGTGGTGAGAAAGATCGCCAATTCACGCTGGCCGGGCAGGCGGGCGATCCCGTCCATGGTGATGGTGCCGAGGCGCTCCAGCATCGCCGTGGGGACCAGCTTGGCATTCCCGTCGTGATACTCGCCGCCGAGGCGCGTGGCGATCTGGCGCAGGGTGGTGCCGTCCTGCCGGGAGTGGCGGCCGTCGATGAAGCTGCCCTTCAGCGGGTCCCCCACCCCGGCGACCAGCACGCCGCCGATGGAGGGCGGCATCTTTGGCATGCCGGTGGCAGGCACGGAATCGCCGTCGCTGATGAGAATGAGCGTGGCCGAACCGGCGGGCCACTTCGAGGCGATCTTGGCCGCTTCTTCCAAGCCGTCGAAGATCCGCGTCTGCCCGGACTGGAAGGCGTAGTGCATGGGCAGGTCGCCCATGATATTATGGATGATTTCCAGGTCACGCGTCTCCTCGACCACCGGCTTCGCGCCATTATAAACGGCGACGACGGTGGTGTGGAGCTTGTCGTGGGCGGAGCGGGCGATGACCGACTCCAGCACGGCGCGGGCGCGGTCCATGCGGCTTTCCTTCCCGCCTGCCCCGGCGTCGCGGAGGCGCATGCTGGGGGAGACATCGAGCACCAGCAGCAGGTGCTGGCGGTCCTTCACCTCGACGTCCTTCACCGAAGAACGATGGGCGACCGGCGGCAGCAGGAACAAGGTGGCCACGCCCCAGACGAGCATGCCGAGCGCCAAAACGCGGATGACCGGCGCAGCCTGACCGACCAGCGAGGCCCTTTTATCCGGACCGAAGGCAAGCGCCGCGACACTCCGGACGCGGCCCATGTGAATCCACTCCGCCCCCGTGGCGAGCACGACGGCGGCGACAGCCAGCAGCAGCGGGGTCTGGTTCAAGATGGCAGATGGTGGATGGAGGATGGCAGATGCGACGAAAATGCCCCGAGATTGGCGAGGGATGAGCCGATGATTTCAGCCCTGGAGGGGCCAGAGAAATTAGCCGGTGGCGTGAGCCACCGGGTCTCGGTCGAAGAAAATTGCCGCGTCCCGAAGGGTCGCCGGACGGAGAAACCTTGTAGCACGCCATCGTCGGATGAAACGTACGGTGGGGTTATTCCCACCCTTCCGGCACCCCGCCGGGGTGCATTCCGCTTTTCCGTGCCTTTCCGGTGGCTCACGCCACCGGCTAATCTCCCCCGCCCCGCCGGGGCGAAAGATGCACCGCCCGATGCGGACGGGATCACGCGATTCGCCGATGGCATCTTATCTGCCATCCACCATCCGCCATCCGCGATCTCTGGACTCGTCCTCACCATGGCGTGTGTCGCAATCCGAAGAGGGTAAGTAGATAAAGCGCCCCGATCCCGAGACCGGCGATGGCGAAGGGCTGGAAGTAATCCACAGGGTCCGGCGTGACGCGCTTGAGCGGCGCCTTTTCCATCTCGTCGATCCTTGAGAAGACGGCCTTCAAGCCATTCGGATCGCCCGCGGCAAAGATTTCTCCACCGGTGATCGAGGCGATCACGCCCACCTCGTCCGGCGCGCCGCCCTCGGCGACGTGGACGCCATAGACCTTGATATTGTTCGCCTTCAGGCTCTGCGCGATGGCGATGTCCTGGCCATTCATCAGGTCCGAGCTCATGCCATCGGTGAAGAGCACGATCATCCGGTCACCCGAGTCGCCGGCGAGCAGCGTCTTCTCCGCGGAACGCAGCGCCATGCCGATGCTGGTGCCGCCGAACCAACCCGGAAGCACATCCGGCCGCAGGAATGGCGGCGCGCACTTGAAGGCGGACACGTCATTCGTGAGCGGCACCCAGTTCAGCACCGCGCTGCCGAAGACCGTCAGGCCGAAGGCATCGCCCTTCCGGAAGGAGATGAAGTCATTCACCGCCTGCATCGCCGCGTCATAGCGTGTGCCGGACCCGAAGGGCGCCGTCATCGAGCCGGAGACATCGAGGCAGAAGAGGATATTCGTCATTTCCCGCTCGTTGCGCGGCTGCTCGAAGCGCCTCGGTCCGGCGAGGATCGCGATGGCGAGCATCAGCAGAAGCACCGGCAGCAGGTCGGCGGCCTTCAGCAGGATGGCGAGCATGCGCTCGCGCGGGATCGGCTGGTGGTCGAAGGGCAGTGGCACGCGGCGACCGCCACGCTTCCAGAGATACACCGCCAGCCCGACCGGCAGGACGAGCAGGGCTAGCAACCATGGATGGGCGAAGGTCATGGGAAAGACGGAAGACTGGGAGACTCAGGACGCAAGACTGGAGCCCGAGTAAGGGGCGAGGAGCTTTTCGATATCGGCGGTAGTCGTATGGCTGCTCGGGGCGTGCAGCCAGCGCTCCAGCGCGAGGACGAGCGGCGAGGCATCGGCGTCGGTGCGGAGCTTCACCATGGCCTCCGCGGGTGCGAGCGCGGCGATGTCCGGTCGGCTCTCGCGCCAGTGGCCGATGACGAGGCGCTCGAGCTTCGCGCGATCGTCGGAGGAAAGCTCGCCCTTTGCCGCGGCACCGACCAGAGGGCGGAGGCGCTCCGCGAGGGACGCGTGGGCATTCGCACCGTCATCTGCGGCGGCGGGCTTGCTCTTCTTCCACATCAGGATGCCGACGAAGCCCGCGATCCACAGCGAGACGAAGAGCATCATCTTCGTGCGGTAGCCGCCGAGTTCCGGCAGGCCGGCGGCCTCGTTTTTGTTCGGATGGACCAGCCCGTCGGGCAGGCCGGAAGTGATCTCCAGCGGAATGGCGGGCAGGGTGGTGCCCTCCGGCGCATCGAGGAATTCCGCGAGATTGTAGGTCCCGGCTTCAAGGCCCTGCACCTCGAAGTCGTAGCGCGAGCCATCCTTGGCGGGCTTCACCTCCAGCACGCGGACCATCAGCGGCGGCTTGCGGTCGCGGCGCGGCTTTGGCTTCACCTCGCCGCCGGGGATGTACACGTCGCTGATTTCCAG
Coding sequences within:
- a CDS encoding vWA domain-containing protein translates to MTFAHPWLLALLVLPVGLAVYLWKRGGRRVPLPFDHQPIPRERMLAILLKAADLLPVLLLMLAIAILAGPRRFEQPRNEREMTNILFCLDVSGSMTAPFGSGTRYDAAMQAVNDFISFRKGDAFGLTVFGSAVLNWVPLTNDVSAFKCAPPFLRPDVLPGWFGGTSIGMALRSAEKTLLAGDSGDRMIVLFTDGMSSDLMNGQDIAIAQSLKANNIKVYGVHVAEGGAPDEVGVIASITGGEIFAAGDPNGLKAVFSRIDEMEKAPLKRVTPDPVDYFQPFAIAGLGIGALYLLTLFGLRHTPW
- a CDS encoding tetratricopeptide repeat protein, which encodes MKILVLTLWCLVPLGLVAYHYGPGQAGLKLDAASEALGNATSKSASSEWKGAISSYEQALAKLPKENVSDARRIRLELAKARMEAAELPKAREELAALADELAQDPNAHAGLRDETLATLASSRFYMTYLMKLEGLPDSDWEPEIEAARQEQKLLVQRATESGDEKAAAKHADDLEASIRLARMEPEELYGKAIPKQCNCSSGKCNKPSPKSGNKKPQDARGASSGPPVDGQGS
- a CDS encoding vWA domain-containing protein, which codes for MNQTPLLLAVAAVVLATGAEWIHMGRVRSVAALAFGPDKRASLVGQAAPVIRVLALGMLVWGVATLFLLPPVAHRSSVKDVEVKDRQHLLLVLDVSPSMRLRDAGAGGKESRMDRARAVLESVIARSAHDKLHTTVVAVYNGAKPVVEETRDLEIIHNIMGDLPMHYAFQSGQTRIFDGLEEAAKIASKWPAGSATLILISDGDSVPATGMPKMPPSIGGVLVAGVGDPLKGSFIDGRHSRQDGTTLRQIATRLGGEYHDGNAKLVPTAMLERLGTITMDGIARLPGQRELAIFLTTMGASLLAGLPLLLHFAGSRWNPGPLRFQNPRKSSLPFPDKSDQLAT